One Bdellovibrionota bacterium genomic region harbors:
- a CDS encoding branched-chain amino acid ABC transporter permease — MDLTLQKKDRFKSFGGWGAAVVAVWILNFFIQDMVDPYIFSVIMYAGINITLAVSLNLINGFTGQFSMGHAGFMSVGGYLSAFIFMNLPPEFSHDPILSQFTFVGALIVAGLGAALIGYIVGLPSLRLRGDYLAIVTLGFGEIIRVIILNVDAIGGARGLPSIPQLSSFAWVYTVAVVTTFTIWQLIKSSQGRAFMSVREDEIAAESMGVDTTKTKVQAFVIGAFFAGIAGALFGHYLRYLNPQTFDFNRSFEIIIIVVLGGMGSITGSIFSAVLLTALKEVLRDLKEYTGVDLRMIIYSLLLIIFMLTRPNGIFGTRELPEIISDLKKKFGYRKKSDKVGSKS; from the coding sequence ATGGATCTTACATTACAGAAAAAAGATCGATTTAAATCTTTCGGTGGTTGGGGTGCTGCGGTTGTCGCAGTTTGGATTTTGAATTTCTTTATTCAAGACATGGTTGATCCGTATATTTTTTCAGTGATCATGTACGCTGGGATCAACATCACGCTCGCAGTAAGTTTAAATTTAATTAACGGATTCACGGGTCAGTTCTCAATGGGTCACGCTGGGTTCATGTCGGTAGGTGGATATTTATCTGCGTTCATCTTTATGAATCTTCCGCCAGAATTTTCACATGATCCTATTTTATCTCAATTTACATTTGTCGGCGCATTGATCGTTGCTGGTCTTGGTGCAGCTCTTATTGGTTATATTGTAGGTCTTCCTTCTTTAAGATTGCGTGGTGATTATCTTGCCATTGTGACTCTTGGATTTGGTGAGATCATCAGAGTAATTATCCTCAACGTAGACGCCATTGGGGGCGCTAGAGGTTTACCAAGTATTCCGCAGCTTTCATCCTTTGCATGGGTTTATACGGTTGCCGTGGTAACGACGTTTACCATTTGGCAATTGATTAAATCCTCTCAAGGCCGTGCATTCATGTCGGTTCGTGAAGACGAAATTGCCGCTGAATCTATGGGCGTTGATACTACAAAAACAAAAGTTCAAGCTTTCGTGATCGGCGCATTCTTTGCCGGTATTGCTGGAGCATTGTTTGGTCACTACTTAAGATATTTAAATCCACAAACTTTCGACTTTAACCGTAGCTTTGAAATCATAATCATCGTTGTTCTTGGTGGTATGGGAAGTATCACTGGCTCAATCTTCTCTGCAGTTCTACTGACTGCACTAAAAGAAGTGCTGAGAGATCTAAAGGAATACACCGGCGTAGATTTAAGAATGATCATCTACTCACTTCTTTTGATTATATTCATGTTAACAAGACCGAATGGAATTTTTGGAACAAGAGAACTTCCTGAAATCATTTCTGATTTAAAAAAGAAATTCGGTTACAGAAAAAAATCTGACAAAGTTGGGAGCAAATCATGA
- a CDS encoding branched-chain amino acid ABC transporter permease, translating to MTEFLQHLVNGLSLGSIYALIAIGYTMVFGILQLINFAHGEVYMVGAFIGMYSSVYLKLAENPSIGSLLIAMTLAMVGCAIVGFLIEKLAYRPLRGSPRINVLITAVGVSLFLQYSGQLVFGSSPQFFPELYKSSAEGGIWSFGELKINPLQTIVLGISVCLMIALQFIIFKTRLGRAMRAVSFSHDNASLMGIPTNRVISYTFMLGSALAGAAGVLVGLVYPKIEPLMGVMPGLKAFIAAVLGGIGNVVGAVVGALVLGLAEALVVGYWAPTFRDALAFILMILILLYKPTGLFGTKRTEKV from the coding sequence ATGACTGAATTTCTACAGCACTTAGTAAATGGACTTTCGCTAGGTAGTATTTATGCATTGATCGCAATTGGTTACACGATGGTTTTCGGGATTCTCCAACTCATAAACTTCGCTCACGGCGAAGTTTATATGGTTGGAGCATTCATCGGAATGTACTCTTCTGTTTATTTAAAATTAGCAGAGAATCCTTCCATCGGATCTCTCCTGATCGCAATGACACTAGCAATGGTGGGTTGTGCTATCGTGGGCTTCTTAATTGAAAAACTAGCTTACCGTCCGCTAAGAGGATCACCGCGCATCAACGTGTTGATCACTGCTGTAGGTGTTTCATTATTTCTACAATACTCAGGACAATTGGTATTCGGGTCTTCACCACAATTCTTTCCAGAACTTTATAAATCTAGCGCTGAAGGCGGGATTTGGAGTTTTGGAGAATTAAAAATCAATCCTCTGCAAACTATCGTACTGGGTATTTCCGTTTGTTTGATGATTGCTCTTCAATTTATTATTTTTAAGACACGCCTAGGTCGCGCGATGAGAGCTGTAAGCTTCAGTCACGATAATGCAAGTCTTATGGGAATTCCTACGAATAGAGTAATCTCTTATACATTTATGTTAGGATCAGCACTTGCTGGTGCTGCTGGCGTATTAGTTGGACTTGTTTATCCAAAGATCGAACCTTTGATGGGCGTGATGCCAGGCCTTAAAGCCTTTATCGCTGCCGTTCTTGGTGGAATCGGAAACGTTGTGGGCGCCGTTGTTGGTGCACTTGTACTTGGATTAGCAGAAGCACTTGTTGTGGGCTATTGGGCTCCAACATTCAGAGATGCTCTTGCATTTATTCTTATGATTTTAATTCTTCTCTATAAGCCTACGGGTCTTTTCGGAACTAAGCGTACGGAGAAAGTGTAA